The Echinicola rosea genome has a segment encoding these proteins:
- a CDS encoding peroxiredoxin family protein, translating to MSRNFSLLFLVIILLSCSKKPTQQEVLEQARTMMANRQAISHTTTYHWENALNEMDTFNYSLQLEKYKNEHFDYNYIAKGHQSDIIYIRGNYSRIDHKDSTISLYTAEDLKTEAHKDEISSIRNTMALAFNPILLLQLDQWSYLKDTTVKGALYHDYFLVKMDTVIDGKEIYLENHLFINPATKNPDFFSNRLYHNGSRSQLINAYFSDYDFHAPDEKLDYLPPANYLSRSGKNKNTEKRIMLKAGDKAPGFELPTLEGKTFTLSDMRGKKVLLDFSMINCGWCAIALEQFTKPEFSFRSNINPIYINPVDSKEDVKKYQSLNNIPFPIIPDAGEIGKAYGVSGYPSFFLIDENGYIEKAFAGYDKSILLGLGQ from the coding sequence ATGTCAAGAAATTTCAGCCTGCTTTTTTTAGTGATCATCCTGCTATCATGCAGTAAAAAGCCCACGCAACAAGAGGTACTTGAGCAAGCCAGGACCATGATGGCCAATCGTCAGGCGATATCCCATACCACCACCTATCATTGGGAAAATGCCTTAAATGAAATGGACACCTTCAACTATTCCCTTCAACTCGAAAAATATAAAAACGAACATTTTGACTATAATTATATTGCAAAGGGACATCAATCTGACATCATATATATAAGAGGCAACTATTCTAGAATCGACCATAAAGACAGCACCATTTCCTTATATACCGCAGAAGATCTCAAGACCGAGGCACATAAAGATGAAATAAGTTCCATTCGGAACACCATGGCACTTGCCTTTAATCCTATCTTACTATTACAACTGGATCAATGGTCCTATCTTAAGGACACCACTGTAAAAGGAGCCCTTTACCATGATTATTTTTTGGTCAAAATGGATACCGTTATTGATGGGAAAGAAATTTACCTCGAAAACCACCTTTTTATCAATCCCGCAACAAAAAACCCCGACTTCTTTTCTAATAGACTTTACCATAACGGCAGCAGGTCGCAGCTGATCAATGCCTATTTTTCGGATTATGATTTCCACGCTCCCGATGAAAAATTGGACTATCTTCCTCCGGCAAATTATCTCTCCCGATCCGGCAAAAATAAAAATACCGAAAAACGCATTATGCTAAAAGCTGGAGATAAGGCCCCAGGTTTTGAACTCCCTACTCTTGAAGGAAAAACCTTTACACTATCGGACATGAGAGGAAAAAAAGTTTTGCTGGACTTCTCTATGATCAATTGCGGCTGGTGTGCCATCGCACTAGAGCAGTTTACCAAACCAGAATTTAGTTTTAGGTCCAATATAAACCCCATTTACATCAACCCTGTGGACTCCAAAGAGGATGTAAAGAAGTACCAATCCCTCAACAACATCCCATTTCCAATTATCCCCGATGCTGGAGAAATAGGCAAGGCTTACGGTGTAAGTGGCTATCCCTCTTTTTTTCTGATCGATGAAAATGGCTACATCGAAAAGGCCTTTGCAGGATACGATAAGAGCATCCTATTGGGGCTTGGTCAATGA
- a CDS encoding PAS domain-containing hybrid sensor histidine kinase/response regulator, with amino-acid sequence MKDHQQIFQQNNKILQTLLKLANSNRGFIGVIKEGGLNLLAVTNLDENTLHLHEEPLIDLINTAEKTGATTLPFNIGKVSSQPGIIAPFSTGQSGTKGAVFLLDVEGDANDAAPWEEISILTEALAEKHFSPGPSPNVHYAENQFRDFFENSMGLMCAHDLQGNFLMANKASAHSLGYNQKDLIGKSLHDIIPVQHHELLKQYLQNIQHHGKSQGTMRVQHINGSGRIWLYSNILLKDHKGAPYVLGNALDITERYQLEREYDRLKEMLEQTNSVARVGGWEVDLKDNTIFWSKVTREIHEVPDDFVPDTAKAIEFYKEGKHRQAIQQAFENAVRKNEPYDLELILVTANGKEVWTRAIGQPESINGECVRIFGTFQDITAQKEAELEIIRSKNLLEDVLNASSEISIIATDKNGLISLFNKGAEKMLGYSAEEMIGKQSPAIIHDPEEIAERGQELSDKYHQEISGFEVFVYLPELKGAEEREWTYIRKDGRKLYVSLAVTSMRNEEGEITGYLGMATDITERKHAEQALTIEKARLNAFVSHAPAAVAMFDKEIQYIAYSNRWVEEYQLEGTDLSGKSHYEVFGTISEEWKAIHARSLKGEVIRNEEDRWRPDGWDHDQFLRWEVRPWHYYDGSIGGIMMLTQDITETCLQREELKKAKILAEQASKAKSEFLANMSHEIRTPLNGVIGFTDLVLKTDLSDTQEQYLSIVNQSGNALLNIINDILDFSKIEAGKLELDIDRCDLYELTEQASDIITYEVHKKGLEMLLNIHPDTPRYIWTDSVRLKQILVNLLGNASKFTETGEIELQLHPASQINEENEITLRFAVRDTGIGIKEEKQQKIFEAFSQEDISTTKKYGGTGLGLTISNSLLLMMDSGLKLKSRVGEGSTFYFDLTVKSEQEESDHMDENIDIQKVLIVDDNDNNRMILERMLSLRGIESIQAKNGFEALQKLVEEGRFDVILMDYHMPYMNGIETIRKIREIVEHQPIIFLHSSSDDDTILKACKELGGRKKLIKPIKLQEMYNALLTINKKQDHQKATQTTFSENHFPEDTTVLLVEDNSINMLLAKTVIHNLSPTTRILEATNGLEALAVMETEIPAVVFMDVQMPEMNGYEATQAIRDKYNKHNILIIALTAGNVKGEKEKCLQAGMNDFIAKPFVEADVINLLKKWNINKGNDELATTNTNAHGDPQKQFDLEKFQAVLGFPDLESEMFQVILKSGLKELGKSKIQLEEILSSKGEGLSIAAHKLYSTASAMYLTPLAQLSSKMETRKDFDFADPSLENEIMIILAEIDNASILIDEVIK; translated from the coding sequence GTGAAAGACCACCAACAAATCTTCCAGCAAAACAACAAAATACTGCAGACCTTGTTAAAACTCGCCAATAGCAATCGTGGTTTTATTGGAGTGATCAAGGAAGGTGGTCTCAATCTTTTGGCAGTCACCAACTTGGACGAAAACACCCTTCATCTCCATGAAGAACCACTAATTGACCTGATCAATACGGCTGAAAAAACCGGGGCAACTACCTTACCTTTCAATATCGGAAAAGTGTCTTCCCAACCGGGTATTATCGCTCCTTTTTCCACTGGCCAAAGCGGCACCAAAGGAGCCGTTTTTCTGTTGGATGTCGAAGGGGATGCAAATGACGCAGCCCCGTGGGAAGAAATAAGCATACTCACTGAGGCATTGGCAGAAAAGCACTTTTCACCGGGACCTTCACCGAATGTCCATTATGCAGAAAATCAGTTCAGAGATTTTTTCGAAAATTCCATGGGACTTATGTGCGCCCATGACCTCCAAGGAAATTTCCTCATGGCCAATAAGGCAAGTGCCCATAGTCTTGGTTATAATCAAAAAGACCTGATCGGGAAATCACTTCATGATATTATCCCAGTCCAACACCATGAATTGCTAAAACAATACCTGCAGAACATTCAACACCACGGAAAAAGCCAAGGGACCATGCGGGTGCAGCATATCAACGGGTCTGGCAGAATATGGCTATACAGTAATATTCTCCTGAAAGACCACAAAGGGGCTCCATATGTCCTCGGCAACGCGCTGGACATCACTGAGCGTTACCAACTGGAGCGGGAATACGACAGGTTGAAAGAAATGCTTGAGCAGACCAATAGTGTTGCCCGTGTGGGTGGCTGGGAAGTGGATCTAAAGGACAACACCATATTTTGGTCCAAGGTTACCCGAGAAATCCACGAAGTACCTGATGACTTTGTTCCCGATACTGCAAAGGCCATAGAATTTTATAAGGAAGGAAAACACCGTCAAGCCATCCAACAGGCATTCGAAAATGCCGTCCGCAAAAATGAACCATACGACCTGGAACTCATTTTGGTCACTGCAAACGGCAAAGAAGTATGGACACGCGCCATTGGCCAGCCGGAATCAATCAATGGTGAATGCGTTCGGATCTTTGGCACCTTTCAGGACATTACTGCACAAAAGGAGGCAGAACTGGAAATTATCAGGTCAAAAAACCTCCTTGAAGATGTCTTAAATGCCTCCTCTGAGATCAGCATCATTGCCACTGACAAAAACGGCTTGATTAGTCTTTTTAACAAAGGTGCTGAAAAAATGTTGGGCTATTCTGCAGAAGAGATGATTGGAAAACAAAGCCCGGCCATCATCCATGATCCTGAAGAAATAGCAGAAAGGGGTCAAGAGCTGAGCGATAAATATCATCAAGAAATCAGCGGGTTCGAGGTTTTTGTTTATTTACCGGAATTAAAAGGTGCTGAGGAACGTGAGTGGACCTACATCCGAAAGGACGGTCGCAAACTGTATGTTTCCCTAGCAGTGACCTCCATGCGAAATGAAGAAGGAGAAATCACCGGATACCTTGGCATGGCTACAGACATCACAGAACGGAAGCATGCAGAACAGGCACTAACCATCGAAAAGGCACGGTTAAACGCATTTGTCTCCCATGCCCCAGCTGCCGTTGCCATGTTTGATAAGGAAATCCAATATATTGCCTATAGTAACAGGTGGGTAGAGGAATATCAGCTGGAAGGGACAGACCTTTCCGGAAAATCGCATTATGAAGTGTTTGGCACCATTTCCGAGGAATGGAAAGCTATCCATGCCCGCAGCCTTAAAGGAGAAGTCATTCGCAATGAGGAAGATCGATGGCGGCCCGATGGCTGGGATCACGACCAATTCCTTCGCTGGGAAGTTCGCCCTTGGCACTACTATGATGGCAGTATAGGAGGCATTATGATGCTTACCCAGGACATCACTGAGACCTGCCTGCAAAGAGAGGAATTAAAAAAAGCAAAAATCCTTGCCGAACAGGCCAGTAAAGCCAAATCGGAATTTCTTGCCAACATGAGCCATGAAATCCGAACCCCTCTTAACGGTGTGATAGGGTTTACAGATCTGGTACTAAAAACAGACCTTTCCGACACACAGGAGCAATACCTATCTATTGTCAATCAGTCCGGCAATGCCCTGCTCAATATCATCAATGATATTTTGGACTTCTCCAAAATCGAGGCCGGTAAACTGGAACTGGATATTGATAGGTGTGACTTGTACGAACTCACCGAACAGGCCAGTGACATCATCACGTATGAGGTACACAAAAAGGGACTGGAGATGTTATTGAATATCCATCCCGATACACCTAGATATATATGGACTGACAGCGTGCGGTTAAAACAAATATTGGTAAACTTACTTGGAAATGCCTCCAAGTTTACCGAAACCGGCGAAATAGAACTGCAGCTCCATCCTGCTTCCCAAATAAATGAGGAAAATGAAATCACACTACGTTTTGCTGTAAGGGATACGGGAATAGGGATCAAAGAGGAAAAACAGCAAAAAATATTTGAAGCCTTTTCACAAGAGGATATAAGCACTACCAAAAAATACGGAGGTACCGGCCTCGGCCTGACCATTTCCAATAGCCTCCTCTTGATGATGGACAGTGGACTGAAGCTCAAAAGCAGGGTAGGCGAAGGGAGTACATTCTACTTTGACCTGACGGTCAAATCAGAACAGGAAGAATCCGACCATATGGATGAAAATATTGATATCCAAAAGGTCCTTATCGTAGATGACAACGATAACAACAGGATGATACTGGAGCGGATGCTGTCCCTACGGGGAATCGAATCGATCCAAGCAAAAAATGGATTTGAAGCACTACAGAAATTGGTAGAAGAAGGCAGGTTTGATGTGATCCTGATGGATTATCACATGCCCTATATGAACGGTATAGAAACCATACGCAAAATCCGCGAAATTGTCGAACACCAACCCATTATCTTTTTGCACAGTTCTTCAGATGACGACACAATCCTCAAAGCCTGCAAGGAACTGGGGGGACGCAAAAAACTAATCAAGCCCATCAAGCTGCAAGAAATGTACAATGCATTGCTCACCATTAACAAAAAGCAGGATCATCAAAAAGCAACCCAAACAACTTTTAGCGAAAACCACTTCCCTGAAGACACCACCGTCCTCCTTGTAGAAGACAATAGTATCAACATGCTTTTGGCCAAAACAGTCATCCATAACCTCTCACCTACCACCAGAATCCTAGAGGCCACAAATGGATTAGAAGCGCTTGCAGTGATGGAAACTGAAATTCCAGCAGTAGTTTTTATGGATGTCCAAATGCCCGAGATGAACGGTTATGAAGCAACGCAAGCCATTCGAGATAAATACAATAAACATAATATCCTGATCATTGCCCTGACTGCCGGAAATGTAAAGGGCGAAAAAGAAAAGTGCCTACAAGCTGGCATGAATGATTTTATCGCCAAGCCATTCGTGGAAGCTGATGTCATTAATTTGCTAAAAAAGTGGAATATCAACAAGGGAAATGATGAGCTCGCCACCACCAATACAAATGCTCATGGCGATCCCCAAAAACAGTTTGATCTTGAAAAATTCCAAGCCGTACTAGGTTTTCCTGATTTGGAAAGTGAAATGTTCCAGGTGATTCTAAAATCGGGCTTGAAGGAATTGGGAAAATCTAAAATTCAGCTGGAGGAAATCCTTTCTTCAAAGGGAGAGGGCCTTTCCATTGCTGCCCACAAACTCTACAGTACCGCCAGTGCCATGTACCTGACCCCGCTAGCCCAACTCAGCTCCAAAATGGAGACCCGAAAGGACTTTGATTTTGCTGATCCAAGCCTTGAAAATGAAATAATGATTATTCTAGCGGAAATCGACAATGCTAGCATATTGATTGATGAGGTTATTAAATAA
- a CDS encoding PepSY-associated TM helix domain-containing protein, whose amino-acid sequence MKPSTNNKKKKNRSLFYRISAWLHLWLGLVSGIVVVIISLTAALLTFEEEIRLVLEASREKVTKQEGQVLLPPSQLATAVKEKYGWPSVYGVMYRGEGRSAMIPYYRDRSNYQQALVNPYTGEVLHNRKLNDDFFRFMLIGHYQLWLPRSIGKPVVAYSTLIFVITLITGLILWWPKKWTRATKNASFKVKWPATPKRFNYDLHNVVGFYSLLIALVLALTGMVYGMQWFRASSYWVASGGETETFERMHSDTTLVAAEDQIDEDVLFTNLLQSGLDPDQNRFSIFYPRGAAGVWNMQVNPSLINTFQSRNHYFEQGSLHLLKEDPAFSTANGGDQLMKLNYDLHLGLIGGIWTKIIAFLACLISASLPITGFIIWWGKEKKKRKNKAKSKQKVKQQRVPVPA is encoded by the coding sequence ATGAAACCCTCCACCAATAACAAAAAGAAGAAAAACCGTTCGCTGTTTTATCGTATATCAGCTTGGCTTCATCTTTGGTTAGGACTGGTATCCGGTATTGTAGTAGTCATCATCAGCTTGACGGCTGCGCTGTTGACTTTTGAGGAAGAAATCAGGTTGGTATTGGAAGCCTCCCGTGAAAAAGTCACCAAGCAAGAAGGCCAGGTCCTCTTGCCCCCCTCACAACTTGCCACAGCAGTAAAGGAGAAATATGGTTGGCCGTCGGTGTATGGTGTCATGTACAGAGGTGAAGGCAGAAGTGCCATGATCCCCTATTACCGGGACCGTTCCAATTACCAACAGGCACTGGTAAACCCCTACACGGGTGAAGTCCTTCATAATCGAAAGTTAAACGATGATTTTTTCAGGTTTATGTTGATCGGCCATTATCAGCTATGGTTGCCAAGGTCAATTGGCAAACCTGTAGTAGCTTACAGTACCTTGATTTTTGTCATCACCCTGATCACTGGCCTGATCTTGTGGTGGCCAAAAAAATGGACTCGCGCAACCAAAAATGCCAGTTTCAAGGTTAAATGGCCCGCCACTCCAAAACGCTTCAATTACGACTTGCATAATGTAGTAGGCTTCTATTCACTATTGATTGCATTGGTCCTGGCCCTTACGGGAATGGTATATGGTATGCAGTGGTTCAGGGCTTCCTCCTACTGGGTGGCCTCTGGAGGGGAAACCGAAACTTTTGAACGCATGCATTCGGACACCACTTTGGTGGCAGCGGAAGATCAGATAGATGAAGATGTCCTCTTCACGAACCTGCTCCAAAGCGGCCTGGATCCAGACCAAAACCGCTTTAGTATTTTCTATCCACGGGGAGCGGCGGGAGTCTGGAACATGCAGGTAAATCCCAGTCTTATCAACACCTTCCAAAGCCGCAACCATTATTTCGAACAGGGCAGCCTGCACCTACTAAAAGAAGATCCCGCGTTTTCCACCGCCAATGGCGGAGACCAATTGATGAAGCTCAACTATGACCTTCACCTTGGGCTGATTGGGGGAATCTGGACCAAGATCATCGCTTTCTTGGCATGTCTCATATCTGCCAGCCTACCCATCACAGGGTTTATTATCTGGTGGGGCAAAGAAAAGAAAAAGCGAAAAAACAAGGCAAAATCCAAGCAAAAAGTAAAACAACAAAGGGTTCCTGTTCCAGCTTGA